CCGCCGCGGCCGGGCTGGTCGCGGCCGGACCGAGACTGCTCGCGAGAGGAGCCGCCCCCGCGGTGGGAATCACCGCGGGGGCGGTGACAGCGACGGCCCGGGCGGGGGTCCGCGGCGCCGACAGCGCGGCCCGTGTCGTACGGGTCGCCCGCAGCACACTCGCCGTGCGCCCGCACCCCTGGCGATCCGGCGCCCGGGCCCACCTCGCACTGCGGCCCGAGGCGCCGGAGCGCGTTAGGCGGCTGGGCGGGACGGAACCCGCGGCACGCAAGGTCGCCGAGGCACTGGCGGAGCGGCCCGACGTGGCGCTCGCGTACTGGGACGGCGGGCTGTGCCGGCTGGTGATCACCGCAGTGGAGGACTCGGCCGGCGACCGGGTGCTGGAGAGGGCGACCGAGCTCGCCGCCCAGCACGGTCTGGCCCCCACGGGCGAGGCCGTGGACGAGGTCCCCCACCCGGCCGACCCCGCCGGAGTGCGCGCCGCCGCCGCGACGCTCGCCGCCGACGGCATCGGCATCGCGACCGCGTTCGCCGGGTACTTCCTGCGCCTGCCCGCCTCACCCCAGTCGGTGACCGCGCTGGTGACGCTGCTCCGGGAGAACCCCGCCTTCCGCGACTGGCTGCGCGCGCGGATCGGCCGCTCCCGCATGGACCTCGCACTGGCCGTGGCGCACGCGGCCGCGCACGGCGCCGGACGCACCCCGACCGCCCTGGTGCTGGACGGCGCGCTGCGCTCGCTCCAGCTGGCGGAGACGGTGGCGCGCGCCACCGCCTTCGACAAGGTCCACGACGACGTCTGCGCGCCCGAGCGGTCCAGCGTCGCGGGCATCGGCTTCCCGCGCCCGCCGCTGCGCACCTCCCCGGCGCAGGAGTACGCCGCGCACGCCGAGGCCGGCAGCCTGGTGGGCGCCGCGGCCATGCTGCTCGTCAAGCACGACGGCACCGAGGCCGCCGAGGCGGTGCTCGCGGGCGCTCCCAAGGCCGCGCGCTACGGGCCCGCCGCCTTCCACGCCGTACTGGCATCGGCGCTGTCCCGCACCGGCGTCCTGGTCCGGGACAGCGAGCGGCTGAGGCAGTTGGAGATGGCCGACACGGTCGTCCTGCATCCGAGCGCGCTGCGGACCGAGGGCGCCGGTGCCGACCCGTGGGCCGAGGCCGTGCTGGACGCGGCCCGGCGTGCGGGGCTGCGGGTCGTCATGGTGGACGACCCGGCGCTGGCCGATTTCACGAGCCTCGCCGACCAGGTGGTGCGCGACGGGCGGCCGCTGCGCGAGGTGGTCGAAGAGCTGCGCGGCGACAGCGGCGCCGTCGTCACGGTCGCCCGGCCCGGCGCGGACGACGAGGACGTGCACGACGGACTGCTCGCCGGCGACGTGGCGGTCGCCCTCACCGACCGCGACGGCGCCCTCGTCTGGAGCGCCGACGTGCTTGCCCCGCACGGACCCGCCGATGTGTGGCGCCTGCTGCGCGCGGTCCCGGCCGCGCGGAAGGTCGGCCGCAGGTCGCAGACCCTGGCCCGGTCCGGGGCAGCGCTGTCCGGGCTGCTCGTGGCCATCGGCAAGTCCCGGCGTGGCCGTCGTACGCCGTGGTCGGGCCTGCGCCATACGCCGGTCGACGCGAGCGCGGCCTGGTCACTGCTGGCCGGCACGCGTGCGGCCGTCGGCGTGGCGCTCGCCCGCGCCCCGCACCCCAGGGCACGGGTGGCCTGGCACGAACTGGAGCACCGGGAGGTCCGCGCACGGCTGGCGGACGAGTCGGGCCCTGAGCGGACCTTGCCGGAGCGGGTCACCGACGGCACCCGCGAGGCGGTCCGGACGATGGGCCGCAAGCGTGTGTTCGCCCCGGTGAGCGGGCCGCTCCGGCTCGCGGGTGCCGTGCGCGACGAACTCGACGACCCCCTCACCCCCGTACTGGCCGTCGGCTCGGCCGCCGAGGCCATCCTCGGCTCGGTCCTGGACGCGCTGCTGGTCATCGGCGCGCTCGACCTGAACGCGCTGGTCGGCGGCGTCCAGCGGATGCGGGCCGAGCGGGCGCTGTCCGGGCTGCTGGCCAAGCAGAAGCGCAAGGCGCGCGTCACCGGCGAGGACGCTCGGTCCCGGCCGCACCTGGTGGACGCCGCGAAGCTCAGCCCCGGCGACGTGATCGAGCTCCGGGTCGACGACGTGGTGCCCGCCGACGCCCGCATCGTGGGGGAGGACGCTCTGGAGGTGGACGAGTCCGCGCTCACGGGGGAGTCCCTGCCGGCCGACAAGGACGTCGATCCGACGCCGGACGCCGCGGTCCCGGACCGCCGCTGCATGGTGTTCGAGGGCACGACCGTGGTGGCCGGGCACGCCCGCGCCGTAGTGGTGGACACCGGGGACCACACGGAGGCCGCGCGTGCCGTAGCCCTCGCCGCCCGCCGGCCACCGTCCGCCGGAGTGCAGGCCAGGTTGCGCGAACTCACCGACAAGGCGCTGCCGTTGACGCTCGCGGGTGGTGCCGGGGTGACCGCTCTCTCGCTGCTGCGCGGCACACCGATCCGTCGTGCGGTGAGCGGCGGGGTCGCGGTGGCCGTGGCCGCCGTGCCGGAGGGGCTGCCGCTGGTGGCGACCGTCGCGCAGCTCGCCGCCGCCCGTCGGCTCAGCAGCCGGGGCGTGCTCGTCCGGGCACCGCGCACCCTGGAGGCGCTCGGACGGATGGACACCGTCTGCTTCGACAAGACCGGCACGCTCACCGAGAACCGGCTGCGCCTGGTGCGGGTCACCGAGGCCGACGGCACGGTCCGCAGACCGGACGAGAAGGCGGCCGACGACACCCTGCGGGCCGCGGCACGGGCCTGCCCCCGGCTCGCCGCCGGCACGGACCGGCCGGTGCACGCCACCGACGAGGCCGTCCTGGACGCGGCGGCCCCCGACCCGGACTGGACCCAGAGCGAGGGGCTGTCCTTCGAGGCGGGGCGCGGCTATGCCGCCGCCGTCGGCCGGACACCGGACGGCGCCCCGCTGCTCGTCGTCAAGGGCGCTCCCGAGACGGTGCTGCCCGCCTGCCCCGGCGTGCCCCCGTCGGCATCCGGGAGAGCACAGGAGCTGGCCGGCGACGGACTGCGTGTCCTGGCGGTCGCCCACCGCACCCTCGACCCGTCCGACGACCCGGCGGAGGTCCTCGAACAGCCCCTGGCGGAGCTGGAGTTCACCGGCCTGCTCGCCCTCGCCGACGTACCTCGCGACACCTCCACCGCCCTGGTCCGGGGACTGCGCGAGGCAGGCGTACGGCCCGTCATGCTGACCGGCGACCACCCGCGGACCGCCCGGGCGATCGCCGCCGAACTGGGCTGGCCCGAGGACACCGGCGTCGTCACGGGCGACGAACTGGCCTCCGCGGACCGGGAAGGGCGCATCCGGATGCTGCGGGACGTGGGTGTCGTGGCCCGGGTCGCGCCCGAGCAGAAACTCCAGGTCGTCGAGTCACTGCGGGACGCCGGACGGGTCGTCGCCATGGTCGGTGACGGAGCCAACGACGCTGCGGCCATCCGCGCCGCCGACATCGGCGTAGGCATCAACGCCCGCGGCTCGGCGGCCGCTCGCAATGCCGCCGACCTCGTGCTCACCGACGGCGATCTGACGGTCCTGATCGACTCGGTCGCCGAGGGCCGGGCCCTGTGGCACAGCGTCGCCGACGCCATCGCCATCCTGATCGGCGGCAACGCGGGCGAGGTCGGCTTCGGCCTCCTCGGCACCCTTCTGTCGGGCGAGGCGCCCCTGTCCACCCGTCAGATGCTGCTGGTCAACCTGTTCACGGACCTGTTCCCGGCGATGGCGGTGGCGGTCACGCCGAAGGAGGCGGACACGGCGGTCGCCGGGGAGGCGAACGCGGGACCTTCGACCGGCCCCGCCGGCTCGGACGGCACCGAACTCCTCGGCGCCCCGCTGATCCGCAAGATCAGGCACCGGGCCCTGACCACCGCACTGGGCGCCACGGCGGCCTGGCTGTTCGGCCGCTTCACCCCGGGCACCGCCCGGCGCTCCACCACGATGGCGCTGTGCGCGGTGGTCGGCACCCAGCTCGCCCAGACGCTGGCCGACCGCAGGGACAGCCCGCTGGTCCGCGTCACCGCACTCGGTTCCGCGGCCGTCCTCGTCGTCCTGGTCGAGACGCCCGGGGTCAGCCGGGTCTTCGGCTGCACACCGCTCGGCCCGGTCGCCTGGGCCGGTGTGGCCGCGTCGATCGCCGTCGCCGCGGCGGGCGGGCGCGCGGTGCCGTACCTGGAGCGGCTCGTCCTGCGGTGGGTGCCGGCCCGGGGTGACCTGTAGCCGTACGGCGGTCAGGTCACCCCAGGTGCGTCCGCGGTCAGACGGACCGGTGGTACTGGTCCGGCACGTGCACGTCCCCGCCCAGCTCCCGGGCCGCGTGCCGGGCCCACGACGGGTTGCGCAGCAGCTCCCGGCCGAGGAGGACGGCGTCGGCCTCGTCGTTCGCGACGATCTTCTCGGCCTGCTCGGCCTCGGTGATCAGGCCCACGGCGGCGACCGGCAGCGATGTCTCGGCCTTCACGCGCGCCGCGAACGGCACCTGGTAGCCGGGGCCGACCGGGATGTGGACGCCGGAGGCGTTGCCGCCGGTCGAGACGTCCAGCAGGTCGATGCCGTGGGCCTTCAGGTCGGCGGCGAAGCGGACGGTGTCGTCGGCGGTCCAGCCGTCCTTCTCCAGCCAGTCGGTCGCGGAGATGCGGAAGAACAGCGGCTTGTCCTGCGGCCACACCGCGCGCACGGCGTCCACGACCTGGAGGGCGAAGCGGGTGCGGTTCTCGTACGAGCCGCCGTACTCGTCGGTGCGGTGGTTGGAGTGCGGGGACAGGAACTCGTTGATCAGATAGCCGTGGGCGCCGTGGATCTCGGCGATCTCGAATCCGGCGGCGAGGGCGCGGCGCGCGGCGTCCGCGAACTGGCCCACGACCTCCTGGATCCCGTCGACCGTCAGCTCTGTAGGCACGGGGTGACCGTCGGCGAAGGGGATCGCGCTCGGCGCCACTGGCTGCCAGCCGTAGGAGTCCGGCCCGACCGGCGCGCCGCCCTTCCAGGGCCGGTCGGTCGACGCCTTGCGGCCGGCATGGGCCAGCTGGATCGCCGGCACGGTGCCCTGCGACACCAGGAAGCGCGTGATCCGGCGGAACGCCTCGACCTGCGTGTCGTTCCAGATGCCCAGGTCCCAGGGGGAGATGCGGCCCTCGGGGCTGACGCCGGTCGCCTCGACGACGATCAGGCCCGTGCCGCCGGCCGCGCGGGCGCCGTAGTGCGCGAAGTGCCAGTCGTTGGGGGCGCCCGTGTCGGGGCCCTCCGGTGCGGCCGAGTACTGGCACATCGGGGGCATCCACACCCGGTTCGGGATCGTCACTTCACGCAGGGCGTAGGGCTCGAAGAGCGCGCTCACGGCGGACTCCATTCGTCGCGGGGGACCAGTCGTCTGCTCGTACGATAGACATCGTAGTACGGCAGATGTCAAACTACGAGAGGTCTCGTACAATGGCAGAGTCCGTCGGCAAGACGGGCCGGCCGAGGAACCCGACGAAGTGGAGCCGCCGTGACCAGCGCCGCTGTCAGCAGCCGAGACCTCCCGCACCCGGCACGCGAGGAGATCCGCCTCGAAGGTGTGCTGCACGCGCTGTCCGACCCGCTGCGGCTGTACATCGTGCGGGAGCTCGCCGCCGTCGGCGACGAGCTCTCCTGTTCGCACTTCGACCTGCCGGTCACCAAGTCCACCACCACGCACCACTTCCGGGTGCTGCGCGAGAGCGGGGTGATCCGGCAGATCTACCGGGGCACCGCCAAGATGAACGGCCTGCGCAAGGACGACCTAGACGGCCTCTTCCCGGGACTGCTCGACGCCCTTCTCGACGCCGCCGCCCGACAGGCCGCCCGGCTCGGGGACGCCTGAACCAGCCTTCGCGGGCAGGTGGTTGAAGAGCAGGTTCAGCACGATCGCGGTGAGGCAGCCCGCGCTGATGCCGCTGTTCATCACCGTCTGGAACCAGTCGGGGAACTTCTCGTAGATCGCCGGCACCCCGACCGGCAGCATGCCCATGGCCACCGAGACGGCCACCACCGTCAGGTTGTTGTTGCCCTTGAAATCGACCCCGGCCAGGGTCCTGAGCCCGCTCGCGGCGACCGTCCCGAACATCACCAGACCCGCACCGCCCAGCACCGGCGCCGGTATCGCCGCCACCACCGCGCCCAGCTTGGGCAGCAGGCCGAGCAGGACCAGGATGCCGCCCGCGGTCGCCACCACCCAGCGGCTGCGCACCCGGGTCATGCCGACCAGACCCACGTTCTGCGCGTACGCCGTGTACGGGAAGGTGTTGAAGACGCCGCCCAGCACCGTCGACAGGCCGTCGGCGCGCAGACCGTCCGCCAGGGAGCGCGGCTCGACCTTGCGGTCGGTCATCTCGCCGACCGCGATCAGGTCACCGGTCGTCTCGGTCATCGTCACCAGCGCCACCACCAGCATCGACGCGATCGCCGAGAACTCGAAGGCGGGCGCCCCGAAGTGGAACGGCGTGCTGATGCCGAGCCAGTCCGCCTCGCCCACGCCGCCGAAGTCGGTGAAGCCGAAGGGCACGGCCACCGCGAGTCCGACCACGATGCCGATCAGTACGGCGATCCGGCTGAGGAACACCGGCGCGAACCGCTGCACACCGAGCACCACGGCGAGCACGAAGGCGGCCAGCGCGAGGTTCCCCGGCTCCCCGAAGTCCGCCGAACCGGCGCCGCCCGCCGCCCAGTTGCCCGCGACCGGCAGCAGGGAGAGGCCGATGATCAGGATCACCGTGCCGGTCACGAGGGGCGGGAAGAAGCGCAGCAGCCTGCCGAAGACCGGAGCCAGCAGCATGATCGCCAGTCCGGCGACGATCACCGAGCCGTAGATCGCCGGGAGTCCGCCGCCCGTGGTGCCGATCAGCACCATCGGGGAGACGGCGGCGAACGTACAGCCTTGCATGATGGGCAGCCGTACGCCGAAACGCCAGAAGCCGATGCACTGGATCAGCGTCGCGATACCGCACACCAGCAGGTCGGCGGTGATCAGATACGCCAGGTCGGCGGGCGGCAGTTTCATGGCGCCGCCGACGATGAGGGGGACGGCCACCGCGCCCGCGTACATCGCAAGTACGTGCTGGAGGCCGAATGTGGCCAACTGGCGTTTGGGCGGGATCTCGTCGACCGGGTGCACGGGTGCGGTTTCGTTCATGGGCGAGACCGTAGGCTCCTTGAACAGAATGTTGATTTCGTGGGTGTTGCCGCTTCGTATCCTGCTCCGGGGCACATGTGGTCCCCGCGTCCCTACAGGGCACCGCCGTGCGCGGCGCTCATCAGGGACCGCCAGTCGGGGAGCTTGACCACACCCC
The DNA window shown above is from Streptomyces chartreusis and carries:
- a CDS encoding cation-translocating P-type ATPase, whose amino-acid sequence is MALSLITRPTAAAAGLVAAGPRLLARGAAPAVGITAGAVTATARAGVRGADSAARVVRVARSTLAVRPHPWRSGARAHLALRPEAPERVRRLGGTEPAARKVAEALAERPDVALAYWDGGLCRLVITAVEDSAGDRVLERATELAAQHGLAPTGEAVDEVPHPADPAGVRAAAATLAADGIGIATAFAGYFLRLPASPQSVTALVTLLRENPAFRDWLRARIGRSRMDLALAVAHAAAHGAGRTPTALVLDGALRSLQLAETVARATAFDKVHDDVCAPERSSVAGIGFPRPPLRTSPAQEYAAHAEAGSLVGAAAMLLVKHDGTEAAEAVLAGAPKAARYGPAAFHAVLASALSRTGVLVRDSERLRQLEMADTVVLHPSALRTEGAGADPWAEAVLDAARRAGLRVVMVDDPALADFTSLADQVVRDGRPLREVVEELRGDSGAVVTVARPGADDEDVHDGLLAGDVAVALTDRDGALVWSADVLAPHGPADVWRLLRAVPAARKVGRRSQTLARSGAALSGLLVAIGKSRRGRRTPWSGLRHTPVDASAAWSLLAGTRAAVGVALARAPHPRARVAWHELEHREVRARLADESGPERTLPERVTDGTREAVRTMGRKRVFAPVSGPLRLAGAVRDELDDPLTPVLAVGSAAEAILGSVLDALLVIGALDLNALVGGVQRMRAERALSGLLAKQKRKARVTGEDARSRPHLVDAAKLSPGDVIELRVDDVVPADARIVGEDALEVDESALTGESLPADKDVDPTPDAAVPDRRCMVFEGTTVVAGHARAVVVDTGDHTEAARAVALAARRPPSAGVQARLRELTDKALPLTLAGGAGVTALSLLRGTPIRRAVSGGVAVAVAAVPEGLPLVATVAQLAAARRLSSRGVLVRAPRTLEALGRMDTVCFDKTGTLTENRLRLVRVTEADGTVRRPDEKAADDTLRAAARACPRLAAGTDRPVHATDEAVLDAAAPDPDWTQSEGLSFEAGRGYAAAVGRTPDGAPLLVVKGAPETVLPACPGVPPSASGRAQELAGDGLRVLAVAHRTLDPSDDPAEVLEQPLAELEFTGLLALADVPRDTSTALVRGLREAGVRPVMLTGDHPRTARAIAAELGWPEDTGVVTGDELASADREGRIRMLRDVGVVARVAPEQKLQVVESLRDAGRVVAMVGDGANDAAAIRAADIGVGINARGSAAARNAADLVLTDGDLTVLIDSVAEGRALWHSVADAIAILIGGNAGEVGFGLLGTLLSGEAPLSTRQMLLVNLFTDLFPAMAVAVTPKEADTAVAGEANAGPSTGPAGSDGTELLGAPLIRKIRHRALTTALGATAAWLFGRFTPGTARRSTTMALCAVVGTQLAQTLADRRDSPLVRVTALGSAAVLVVLVETPGVSRVFGCTPLGPVAWAGVAASIAVAAAGGRAVPYLERLVLRWVPARGDL
- a CDS encoding NADH:flavin oxidoreductase/NADH oxidase translates to MSALFEPYALREVTIPNRVWMPPMCQYSAAPEGPDTGAPNDWHFAHYGARAAGGTGLIVVEATGVSPEGRISPWDLGIWNDTQVEAFRRITRFLVSQGTVPAIQLAHAGRKASTDRPWKGGAPVGPDSYGWQPVAPSAIPFADGHPVPTELTVDGIQEVVGQFADAARRALAAGFEIAEIHGAHGYLINEFLSPHSNHRTDEYGGSYENRTRFALQVVDAVRAVWPQDKPLFFRISATDWLEKDGWTADDTVRFAADLKAHGIDLLDVSTGGNASGVHIPVGPGYQVPFAARVKAETSLPVAAVGLITEAEQAEKIVANDEADAVLLGRELLRNPSWARHAARELGGDVHVPDQYHRSV
- a CDS encoding ArsR/SmtB family transcription factor; this encodes MTSAAVSSRDLPHPAREEIRLEGVLHALSDPLRLYIVRELAAVGDELSCSHFDLPVTKSTTTHHFRVLRESGVIRQIYRGTAKMNGLRKDDLDGLFPGLLDALLDAAARQAARLGDA
- a CDS encoding nucleobase:cation symporter-2 family protein, coding for MNETAPVHPVDEIPPKRQLATFGLQHVLAMYAGAVAVPLIVGGAMKLPPADLAYLITADLLVCGIATLIQCIGFWRFGVRLPIMQGCTFAAVSPMVLIGTTGGGLPAIYGSVIVAGLAIMLLAPVFGRLLRFFPPLVTGTVILIIGLSLLPVAGNWAAGGAGSADFGEPGNLALAAFVLAVVLGVQRFAPVFLSRIAVLIGIVVGLAVAVPFGFTDFGGVGEADWLGISTPFHFGAPAFEFSAIASMLVVALVTMTETTGDLIAVGEMTDRKVEPRSLADGLRADGLSTVLGGVFNTFPYTAYAQNVGLVGMTRVRSRWVVATAGGILVLLGLLPKLGAVVAAIPAPVLGGAGLVMFGTVAASGLRTLAGVDFKGNNNLTVVAVSVAMGMLPVGVPAIYEKFPDWFQTVMNSGISAGCLTAIVLNLLFNHLPAKAGSGVPEPGGLSGGGVEKGVEQSREEAV